The candidate division WOR-3 bacterium genome includes the window TTTCATTACTCTTTTTGCGAAACTACTCGCCCGATTCAGTCGTATAACATTAATATTCCCCTGACAATTGAAAAAGCCAACAAGTTCTGCTTCCTGTGCTACCTTTTTGCATTTTGCCAACCACTTCTGAAGACCTTTTGAATCTTCACGCGTCGAATGCGTAACGAATAGGGCGATTTTCTTGCCCTGAGCGTGTTTCTCCAGGAAATTCTTTGCAGGCTTGGCAGGTCCACCGTAATGAAGCGGGAAACCGACGAATACTAAATCATAGCCTTCGAGACTGTCTATTTCTTTTACCTCTTTTAGGTGTTTCTTCGTTTTTATCACCTGGAAAATGGCTTGAGCAATTTTCTTCGTATTCCCAGTTTGAGAATAATATACTACTATGACTCTCATTGTCTACCTGCTTATCTGTTGAAGCATTGTAGAATGGTGAATCTCGCCCTTAGCAGTGCGTCACATTTCACCATGTGCTCTTCACTGAATAGTTACGCTTTCAAGTTCTAATGAAAGCGTAACTGTGGTATCTGCGTAGGCGTCTATCGCGTACCCCTTAACTTCGCCAATACCGTTGGCTAGATATACAAAAATGGTATCGTCTTCACCGATGTACGCGATTTCCCAACAGTCATTATACGTGCCTGCTGGCACAGATATGTCGATACTGCCCAATACGACGGCAGTCTCCGCTGAGTTCACGATCCATGTACGGCCATTTTCTATGGGGAATTCCAGATAAGTATCCGGTAACGTGTCGTCAAGGGTTTCATAGAGGTATACGGCAGTATCGGTTCCACGGATGTAGAATGTATCGTTACCAGAATATCCATTAAGGGTAATTGCAGTAGCAAATTCGAATACACTCATACCTCCTGCAAGTTGTGTTGTACCGACAATACGATCCTGACTATCGCCTGTAAAGGTATATGACGTATCAGGTATGTCTACGGTCATCGTGACTTCGTAGTTCCACTCATTCCCTATACTAAGCGGGTAGTAGTTTTCTTCTTCCTCTCCCCCACAGTTGATCAGGAATATCGCAATGGAGGTCAGGAGTATGAAGATAAATAACTTTCTCATCTTACCTCCCCACAAAGTATTTACTGATGTAAAGCATACCTGCGTGACAATCATTGTCAAGTCGCACAAATTGCACTTGATTGTCGCTGGAATGTACTTCGCCGGTCAGCGTGTTTTTATTCTGTTTTTGGTTTGAACCCGGCCTGGAGTAAATGATATTTCGCTTTTTCTCGATTACCTAGTTTCGAATACAGTCTGGCAATATTATAGTGGATGTTCGCCACAGTCTCGGGATCTGGGAGATTTTGCAGGGATCTTTCCAGGTATTCAATGGCCAATTGCGGCTGATTGTTATACGCATAATACATTCCCGTGTAGTAATTGACCTCTGAGTCAAGAGAATCAAGGGCAACAGCGCCGGTCAGGTATATCTTCGCGCTATCCATAATTCCAGATTGAAGATGTATTATTCCAAGTTTGCACATTGCATCGATGGTAACACTGGATTCGAGAGACCGCATAAACAATTTTTTCGCGTCATCCGTCCTCTCCATCAACAAATAGGTGTTGCCGAGTGCGTTCATTGCATCAGTACTCTGGAAGTTAAGTAAGAGCGCTTTTTTGTATTCTTCAGATGCCTCGATGAAATCGCCAGCCGCGAAATAACGATTTCCCAGACTTACATGCACTCTGGTGTAATCCACAATGTGCGTGCCGTAGAGGTCTGTATTGAAGAAAATTGTCATCACTGCTATTGCACCAATTGACAGCACGATCTTCTTGATTTGTATCTTCCTGATATTGCGAATGAACCAGAATATCGTAACGGCGGAAAATATTAACAGAAATGGTACCAGAGGTACACGGTACCGTTCTGTTACAAAAAATAGAACGATGGAGAATCCGTAAAACAGCAAGAAAAGCAGCGTCAATCTAGTGATCTTTTTGCCAAACGAACAAATAAAGCCCCAGATTGCCAACGCCAGTATCAAACCGAAATTGAAGAACGGAATCCTGAGCAGGAAAGAATAATCTTTCAACGTCTGAATAAATTGGTTATTTGAGAGTTCAAAGGAATTGCATAGCAAGTACGTTTTTTTTACCATTAATCCTAGCCACGCGATAGGTTGTGCAAATACGTACTCGATACCGCGTCCGAACCAATAATTAGATACCTGCGAAGGCAGTAGTTGGTGTCCACGTGCTCGTTCGGCAATGAGTATGGCATCCCTGTAACCGCCCCACCAGGTTGCATCGATCTCCGGTGAAGTCGCTGACCATCCGTTGGACAATGGATTATTGCCGAGAAAGAAATTTATACCACCATTCCATGCGACCACTACAAAGTCATTACCCGCTACGATGTTGATGAGCATTACTATAAGCAGAAGCGGTAGTAAGCCAGCGAGCATCAGCCAAATAGGCTTCATGCGTTCTTTTAAAGGCAATTTCTTTAAGTGCCAGAAAATGAATACCACAAAAGCCGGTATGATTATCAGAAAATTTGGTCTCGTTACCGATGCTAACCCCCAGAATATGCCGGCTAATATCAGATGCAGATTTATTTTGGTTTTGATCCATTTTGCAGTATAGAAG containing:
- a CDS encoding flavodoxin family protein; translation: MRVIVVYYSQTGNTKKIAQAIFQVIKTKKHLKEVKEIDSLEGYDLVFVGFPLHYGGPAKPAKNFLEKHAQGKKIALFVTHSTREDSKGLQKWLAKCKKVAQEAELVGFFNCQGNINVIRLNRASSFAKRVMKKFES
- a CDS encoding glycosyltransferase family 39 protein, whose protein sequence is MNPLRSRALLICIGIFVIAFSIRIAHLESIKNNPFFNDPIMDEKYHDEWGQEIAEGNIFGRAPFYRAPAYPYFLGLTYAVFGHGYYISRLIGTIIGALSCVIIYLLGSMLFSRKVGILAALLGCMYGMFLYFDTMLLTTNLEVFFCLLAFFYTAKWIKTKINLHLILAGIFWGLASVTRPNFLIIIPAFVVFIFWHLKKLPLKERMKPIWLMLAGLLPLLLIVMLINIVAGNDFVVVAWNGGINFFLGNNPLSNGWSATSPEIDATWWGGYRDAILIAERARGHQLLPSQVSNYWFGRGIEYVFAQPIAWLGLMVKKTYLLCNSFELSNNQFIQTLKDYSFLLRIPFFNFGLILALAIWGFICSFGKKITRLTLLFLLFYGFSIVLFFVTERYRVPLVPFLLIFSAVTIFWFIRNIRKIQIKKIVLSIGAIAVMTIFFNTDLYGTHIVDYTRVHVSLGNRYFAAGDFIEASEEYKKALLLNFQSTDAMNALGNTYLLMERTDDAKKLFMRSLESSVTIDAMCKLGIIHLQSGIMDSAKIYLTGAVALDSLDSEVNYYTGMYYAYNNQPQLAIEYLERSLQNLPDPETVANIHYNIARLYSKLGNREKAKYHLLQAGFKPKTE